Part of the Kiritimatiellia bacterium genome, CCGCTGTTCGCCGGCATGGTGGAGGGGCTGTCCGAGGAACGACGCCGGCGGATCGTTGTGCAGTCGCTGGCCACCGCCTCGGCGGTGTCGCTGGCATTTCTGTTCGGGGGCAAGGCGTTGTTCCGGTTGCTCGGCGTCACCGTCGCGGACTTCATGGTCGCAGGCGGGCTGCTGCTCTTCCTCATATCGTTGCGCGATCTGACCCAGCGCGAGACTCATCCCTCCGCCCGCGGTGACGAGGCGCTCGGCGCGGTGCCGATCGGAGTACCGCTCATCGTCGGCCCCGCGACGCTCACGACGCTGCTCCTGCTGAACGACCAGCACGGCCCCGTGGCGACCATTGCCGCGTTGCTGGTGAACCTCGCACTGGTCGGGCTCATCCTGCACTCGGCGGCGCGGATTCAGCGATGGCTAGGTAAGGCCGGCACACGCGCGCTCGCGAAGGTGTCCGCGCTGCTGCTGGCCGCAATTGCGGTGAAGATCGCGCGCCGCGGCCTTCAGCAAATACTGGCCGCGCCAGACCTTTGAGGCCCGCATGACTGCACCGCCCGCCGACCATCCGCTCGCGGTGCGTCATCGCGTGCTGCGCGCGTTGCGAACTTTTTTTGATGCGCGCGGCTTCACTGAGGTCCAGACGCCCGTCCGTATCCTGGCGCCGGCGCTGGAGCCGCACATCTACGCGGTCCCCTCCGGCGCCGCATGGCTGCGAACCTCACCGGAACTGCACATGAAACGCCTGCTGGCCGCCGGCTGGCCGGCGATCTACCAGATCGGCCCGTGCTTCCGCGCGGGCGAACGGGGAACACTGCATCACCCCGAATTTACGATGCTGGAATGGTACCGAGCGGAGGCAGACGCGGAACGAATCCTCGCCGACGTCGGCGAGCTGCTGCCGCTCCTTGCCGGTCTGGCGACGCCCGCCGCGCGCCACCGCCGTCCCGACGCGATCGCCGCGCTTGACAAACCGGTCCGCCGCATCACGGTCGCGGAGGCCTTCCGGCAAACCGCCGGATGGGACCCGCTCCACGAAACGGACATGGACCGCTTCGACCGTGACTTGGTGGACCGCGTCGAGCCGTCGCTGCCACGCGACGCGCCGGTGGTACTGACCGGCTACCCCCCCGCCGCCGCCGGTTTCGCCAGGGTTCGGCCCGGCCCGCCCGCCGTCGCGGAGCGTTGGGAACTGTACGTGGGCGGGATCGAGCTGGTGAACGCGGCGACCGAGCTGACCGACCCGGTGGAGTACCGACGGCGGTATGACGTCCGGGCCGCGCTGCGTGCCGCCCGTGGTGAATCGGTCTATCCGCCGGACGAGGCATTCCTCGCCGCGGCCGGCGCGCTGCCACCCTGCGCGGGCGCGGCGATGGGCGTGGACCGGCTCGTGATGCTGCTGGCCGGCTGCGAAACGGTTTGGGAGACGCTGGCCACGCCCGAGGAAATTCGGGATCCGCCGTCCCTCCGCTGGGAGTGAGGGACGCTAGCGGGTCCAGACCGATCGGCCATGCTTGGAAATCATGGCCGCCAGCGCTAGATTGGGGACGTGAAAGCAGCACTGCCTCCCTCGCCGAAGTTCGGATTCACGCTCGTCGAGCTGCTGGTGGTCAGCAGCATCATCGTGATCCTCGCCGCGCTGACAGTGCCGCTGGTCGGCCGCGGCCTGGCCAGTGCCCACCGAATGCGTTGCTCGTCCAATCTCAGCCAGCTGGTGCGCGGGGTGTTCCTCTACGCGGATCACAATCCCCGAAATCCGCGGCAGTTCTTCCCGCCGTTTCCGACCGTCGCCCAGGACAGTGACTGGGTGCGGGCGCTGACAAATTTTGTCGCGGACGCCAGCATGGGCGAGGTACTCACCTGCCCTGGGCGGAAACTGAATCGGGCATCGCTGTGCTACTCCGGCCATCCTCGCCTGCTCGGCACCAGCCGAGGGTATCGCGCCAGCGACGTTCCACGCACCTCATCGGTGCTGCTGATCGGTGAAGGGCCTCAGGGCAGCGGCGGCGCGGACGCACCAAAACTCTACACCGCCTTCGATGCCGCCGCGGGCTCCGCAGAATCACAGGCCGAAACCCCGCTGCCGGCGCCCGGCGCCGACGGCGCCGGCGGCACGGTGGCCTGGCGGCACCGCGCGGAGGGACAGGCGGCCGCGAATTTCGCGTTCGTCGACACCCACGTCGAAACGATCCCCACCAACACGTTGCGCTACAAGCACGTCGCAATCGGCTACTGACCGCGACCGCCTCAGACGGTGACGCCGCCGCCGAGCCCGCGCAGCCACCGGCGGACATCCTCGATGGCCAGCACAAGGCACGGCAACACCAGCAGCGAGACCGCCGTGGAGAACAAAATCCCGAAGCCCAGTGACAGCGCCATCGGAATCATGAAGCGGGCCTGCAGCGATCGCTCGACGATCAGCGGCGCGAGCCCGAAGAACGTCGTCAGTGAGGTCAGCAACACCGGCCGCAACCGGCGGACCGGCGCCAACCGCATGGCCTCCTCCAAGGGGGCGCCCTCCGCGATGAAGCGGTTGGCGGCATCGCAGAGCAGAATCCCGTCGTTGATCACCACCCCCGACAGCGCCATCATCCCCATCACGCTAACGAAACTCAGCTGGTACCCCATCAGCAGGTGGCCGACAATCGCGCCGAGCAGCCCGAAGGGTATCGAGCACATGATCACCACCGCCTGCCGGTAGCTGCGGAACGGCACCGCGAGCATGCCGAACAGCGCCAGCAGCACGATCGCAAAGCCCGGCAGCGCCGCGCCGAACGCCTCGCGCTGCTCCCGCTGTTCACCCTCGAACGAATACAGTAGCGTCGGGTGTTCCCGCTGAAGCTGCGCAAGCACGCCCTCTCGCAGCACCCGGAGCACCTGCTCGGCGTCGGTGACGTCGGTCAGAATGTCCGCGGTGACGTGCATCACGCGTCGCCCGTCCAGCCGCAGAATCCGCTCGTACGCACGCGAACGGGTGACGGTGGCCGCCTCGCCCAGCGGAATTTCCGCGCCGGAGGGGGTGCGCAACATCAACGTTTCGATGGAGTGTTCACGGCGCCGCTCCTCCAGCGGCAGCCGAACATAGATGCGCAGCTCGTCGCGGCCGCGGGGTTGCCGCCGGGCCTCCGCGCCAAAAAAGGCGTGCCGCACCTGTCGCGCGAGCTCCGCCGCCGTGAGGCCGGCCGCGCGGCCGGCCGCCGTCAGCCGCAAATCCAGCTGCGGTTTGCCGCGTTCAATGCCGTCGTCAATCTCGACCACGCCGCGCAGCCGTCCGAGCTCCGCCGCAACGCGCCGGCACGCCTCCTCGATCACCTCCGGCTC contains:
- a CDS encoding MarC family protein gives rise to the protein MTGAAHGFWLCFVPLFAALNPISVVPLFAGMVEGLSEERRRRIVVQSLATASAVSLAFLFGGKALFRLLGVTVADFMVAGGLLLFLISLRDLTQRETHPSARGDEALGAVPIGVPLIVGPATLTTLLLLNDQHGPVATIAALLVNLALVGLILHSAARIQRWLGKAGTRALAKVSALLLAAIAVKIARRGLQQILAAPDL
- a CDS encoding EF-P lysine aminoacylase GenX, yielding MTAPPADHPLAVRHRVLRALRTFFDARGFTEVQTPVRILAPALEPHIYAVPSGAAWLRTSPELHMKRLLAAGWPAIYQIGPCFRAGERGTLHHPEFTMLEWYRAEADAERILADVGELLPLLAGLATPAARHRRPDAIAALDKPVRRITVAEAFRQTAGWDPLHETDMDRFDRDLVDRVEPSLPRDAPVVLTGYPPAAAGFARVRPGPPAVAERWELYVGGIELVNAATELTDPVEYRRRYDVRAALRAARGESVYPPDEAFLAAAGALPPCAGAAMGVDRLVMLLAGCETVWETLATPEEIRDPPSLRWE
- a CDS encoding type II secretion system GspH family protein, which translates into the protein MKAALPPSPKFGFTLVELLVVSSIIVILAALTVPLVGRGLASAHRMRCSSNLSQLVRGVFLYADHNPRNPRQFFPPFPTVAQDSDWVRALTNFVADASMGEVLTCPGRKLNRASLCYSGHPRLLGTSRGYRASDVPRTSSVLLIGEGPQGSGGADAPKLYTAFDAAAGSAESQAETPLPAPGADGAGGTVAWRHRAEGQAAANFAFVDTHVETIPTNTLRYKHVAIGY